One Glaciihabitans arcticus DNA window includes the following coding sequences:
- a CDS encoding ATP-binding cassette domain-containing protein produces MIEVQSLRKSYGTKTVLDGVDLTVRAGTVTALLGPNGAGKTTTVNILSTLVRPDDGTARVNGFDVVREPGAVRAAIGLTGQFSAVDTLLTGEENLLLMARLRHLGAKGSKARVAELLEQFDLVEAARKPLATYSGGMQRRLDLAMTLVSTPSVIFLDEPTTGLDPRSRHTMWDIVRGLVADGTTVLLTTQQLEEADQLADRIAVLDGGRIVAEGTPAELKRLVPGGHIQLQFADAAALATAADLLDGSTRDDASLTLSVPSDGGVEALRSVLDRLAAARLDVDDLSIHTPDLDDVFFALTGSDTKGTNS; encoded by the coding sequence ATGATCGAGGTACAGAGCCTCCGCAAGTCCTACGGCACGAAGACCGTGCTTGACGGCGTCGACCTCACGGTGCGAGCCGGTACGGTCACCGCCCTGCTCGGCCCGAACGGCGCAGGCAAGACGACCACCGTCAACATCCTCAGCACGCTCGTACGACCAGACGACGGCACCGCGCGCGTCAACGGCTTCGACGTCGTGCGTGAACCGGGCGCCGTTCGCGCCGCGATCGGCCTCACCGGCCAGTTCTCTGCGGTCGACACCCTGCTCACCGGCGAAGAGAACCTGTTGCTCATGGCCCGGCTGCGCCACCTCGGCGCGAAAGGCTCGAAGGCGCGGGTCGCCGAGCTGCTCGAACAATTCGACCTGGTCGAAGCCGCCCGCAAACCTCTCGCCACCTATTCCGGCGGGATGCAGCGGCGCCTCGACCTCGCCATGACCCTGGTATCCACGCCCAGCGTGATCTTCCTCGATGAGCCGACGACGGGCCTCGACCCGCGCAGCCGGCACACCATGTGGGACATCGTGCGCGGCCTCGTCGCCGACGGCACAACCGTGCTCCTCACCACGCAGCAACTCGAGGAGGCCGACCAGCTCGCCGACCGCATCGCCGTGCTCGACGGCGGCCGCATCGTCGCCGAGGGCACACCCGCAGAACTCAAGCGCCTTGTGCCCGGTGGGCACATCCAGCTGCAATTCGCGGATGCCGCGGCCCTCGCCACCGCAGCCGACCTGCTCGACGGCTCGACCCGTGATGACGCGTCACTCACGCTCAGCGTGCCGAGCGACGGCGGGGTGGAGGCGCTGCGTTCCGTACTGGACCGCCTCGCTGCCGCCCGTTTGGATGTCGACGACCTGAGCATCCACACCCCCGACCTGGACGACGTCTTCTTCGCCCTGACCGGATCTGACACGAAGGGAACGAACTCATGA
- a CDS encoding ABC transporter permease: protein MTTIALPTRSHVIADAVTMLNRNLLHVIRYPGLSLFTILGPVVVLLLTVFVFGGTLGAGLPGVDPAGGRDAYLAYVMPGILMITIAGTAAGAAITVAMDMTEGITARFRTMAISRASVLAGHVLGNTIQAIIAVALVLGVGLLIGFRPTASPIDWLAALGVLALISFAVSWIGVAMGMQAKTVETASNLPLILTILPLLGSGFVPTASMPGGLQWFAEYQPFTPFIESVRGLLLGTDLGSSVLFAVGWAVLLTIAGYVWSMVLYERRSVR, encoded by the coding sequence ATGACCACCATCGCCCTACCCACCCGCTCGCACGTGATCGCCGACGCCGTCACGATGCTGAACCGCAACCTGCTGCACGTGATCCGGTATCCCGGGCTGTCGCTGTTCACCATTCTCGGACCGGTCGTGGTGCTGCTGCTGACCGTCTTCGTGTTCGGCGGCACCCTCGGCGCCGGGCTGCCCGGCGTCGACCCGGCCGGCGGTCGGGATGCCTACCTCGCCTACGTGATGCCCGGCATCCTGATGATCACCATCGCGGGCACCGCTGCCGGCGCGGCCATCACCGTCGCCATGGACATGACGGAGGGGATCACGGCGCGGTTCCGCACCATGGCAATCTCGCGCGCGTCGGTGCTGGCCGGGCACGTGCTCGGCAACACCATCCAGGCGATCATCGCGGTCGCCCTCGTGCTGGGCGTCGGGCTGCTGATCGGCTTCCGGCCCACGGCGTCACCGATCGACTGGCTGGCAGCGCTCGGCGTGCTCGCTCTGATCTCGTTCGCGGTCAGCTGGATCGGCGTCGCCATGGGCATGCAGGCGAAGACCGTTGAGACGGCGAGCAACCTGCCGCTGATCCTCACGATCCTGCCCCTGCTCGGCAGCGGCTTTGTGCCGACGGCTTCGATGCCGGGTGGCCTGCAGTGGTTCGCCGAGTACCAGCCCTTCACGCCGTTCATCGAGAGCGTGCGCGGGCTGCTGCTCGGCACGGACCTCGGCTCGAGCGTCCTGTTCGCGGTCGGCTGGGCCGTGTTACTGACTATCGCCGGCTACGTCTGGTCGATGGTGCTCTACGAGCGCAGATCGGTCCGCTAG
- a CDS encoding VOC family protein — MIRINVTSVWVDDQSKALAFYTEKLGFVVKNDIPLGTHRWLTVVGAGEPDGVELLLEPDEHPASKAAKKAFVEDGVPFTSFAVDDVTVAHKDLVAKGVRFTQPPTNMGPVTTAVLDDTCGNLIQLASMN; from the coding sequence ATGATCAGAATCAATGTCACCAGCGTGTGGGTCGACGACCAGTCGAAGGCGCTGGCGTTCTACACCGAGAAGCTCGGCTTCGTCGTCAAGAACGACATCCCGCTGGGCACCCACCGCTGGCTCACGGTCGTCGGTGCGGGTGAGCCGGACGGCGTCGAGCTGCTGCTCGAGCCTGACGAGCATCCCGCATCGAAAGCTGCGAAGAAGGCGTTCGTCGAGGACGGCGTGCCCTTCACGTCCTTTGCTGTGGATGACGTCACCGTCGCCCACAAGGACCTCGTCGCCAAGGGCGTGCGGTTCACTCAGCCGCCCACCAACATGGGCCCGGTCACCACAGCCGTGCTTGACGACACCTGTGGCAACCTGATCCAGTTGGCGAGCATGAACTAG